A part of Myxococcus landrumus genomic DNA contains:
- a CDS encoding UDP-N-acetylmuramoyl-tripeptide--D-alanyl-D-alanine ligase, translated as MAARFSDEEVVQATGATRRGGSGPAVFDAVCTDTRALTQGCLFVALVGERFDAHTFVDAAARAGAAAAVVAKGRALPVLPEGFVLYEVDDTLMALGALGRHHRQRFRIPICAVGGSNGKTTTKEMVGAILATRGPALKTEGNFNNEIGVPLTLFRLEPQHVAAVIEVGMNRPGEIERLTRVVQPDAGVITVVQPEHLEGLGSLQGVANAEGEMFQEMGTGTTIVVNVDDALIPAQAERSSANRLTFGRAESADVRLVSVETKGLEGMVATVRHLGREWPVRLSFIGPHNAQNATAAFAVALALGYTPEECVRGLEVARPYSRRLNVVAGQGGVTVIDDCYNANPASMDAALETLGTLVTAGGRAVAVLGDMLELGPGELEEHARLGELAGSKAALVAFFGPRSAEGFKRVGLGESAAHFTEVESLVAWLAPRLRPRDVVLVKASRGMRLERVVAALTGTVASSGGNH; from the coding sequence ATGGCAGCTCGATTCAGCGACGAAGAGGTGGTGCAGGCGACCGGGGCGACCCGGCGTGGAGGCTCCGGGCCGGCCGTCTTCGATGCGGTCTGCACCGATACGCGCGCGCTCACCCAGGGCTGCCTCTTCGTGGCCCTGGTGGGCGAGCGCTTCGATGCGCACACCTTCGTGGACGCGGCGGCCCGTGCAGGCGCCGCGGCCGCGGTGGTGGCGAAGGGTCGTGCCCTTCCGGTGCTGCCGGAGGGCTTCGTCCTCTATGAAGTCGACGACACGCTGATGGCGTTGGGGGCCCTGGGCCGCCATCACCGTCAGCGCTTCCGCATCCCCATCTGCGCGGTGGGCGGTTCCAACGGGAAGACGACCACCAAGGAGATGGTGGGCGCCATCCTGGCCACGCGAGGGCCGGCGCTGAAGACGGAAGGCAACTTCAACAACGAAATCGGTGTTCCCCTGACGCTGTTCCGGCTGGAGCCCCAGCACGTGGCGGCGGTCATCGAGGTGGGGATGAACCGGCCCGGCGAAATCGAGCGGCTCACCCGGGTGGTCCAGCCGGACGCGGGTGTCATCACCGTCGTCCAACCGGAGCACCTGGAGGGCCTGGGCAGCCTGCAAGGCGTGGCGAACGCCGAAGGCGAGATGTTCCAGGAGATGGGCACGGGGACCACCATCGTGGTCAACGTGGATGACGCGCTCATCCCCGCCCAGGCCGAGCGCAGCTCGGCGAACCGGCTGACGTTCGGCCGCGCCGAGAGCGCCGACGTGCGGCTGGTCTCGGTGGAGACAAAGGGCCTCGAGGGCATGGTGGCCACGGTGCGCCACCTGGGCCGCGAGTGGCCCGTGCGCCTGTCCTTCATCGGTCCGCACAACGCGCAGAACGCCACGGCGGCCTTCGCGGTGGCGCTGGCGCTGGGCTACACGCCGGAGGAGTGCGTGCGGGGGCTGGAGGTGGCGCGTCCGTACTCGCGGCGCCTCAACGTGGTGGCGGGGCAGGGCGGCGTGACGGTGATTGACGACTGCTACAACGCGAACCCCGCGTCGATGGACGCGGCGCTCGAGACGCTGGGCACGCTGGTGACGGCCGGCGGCCGTGCGGTGGCGGTGCTGGGCGACATGCTGGAGCTGGGCCCGGGAGAGCTGGAGGAGCACGCGCGGTTGGGCGAGCTCGCCGGGAGCAAGGCGGCGCTGGTGGCCTTCTTCGGTCCCCGCTCCGCCGAGGGATTCAAGCGCGTGGGGCTGGGTGAGTCCGCGGCGCATTTCACGGAGGTCGAGTCGCTGGTGGCGTGGTTGGCGCCGCGGCTCCGGCCTCGGGACGTGGTGCTGGTGAAGGCGAGCCGCGGGATGCGGCTGGAGCGCGTGGTGGCCGCCCTGACGGGAACGGTCGCGTCCTCCGGAGGAAACCACTAG
- the mraY gene encoding phospho-N-acetylmuramoyl-pentapeptide-transferase — MLYLLYELIQNTEAGRILNFLRYPTFRIIAAGVFALVLGMLIGPRLIDRLRLKQYGQSNVRENTPDSHQKKKGTPTMGGTLILICIAAGTLLFADLKSRVIWVVLLLTFGYGFIGFLDDWLKLSKRNSKGLAGRKKMALQTFFYLVAVFGLLTTWTQPDGSFGPTLLINTRLTLPFIPSHWFNLDLGWFYVVFAWLVIVGTSNAVNLTDGLDGLAIVPTIVSAITFAVLCYVAGTTLSIADSVTVGGATKLVATPLYQYLGILQVPGGAELAVFCASIVGAGISFLWFNTYPASVFMGDIGSLALGGALGALAVLSKNEVVSAIIHGIFFAEALSVMIQVASFKMTGKRVFKMAPVHHHFELKGLAEPKIIVRFWIVSILCGGVALLSLKLR; from the coding sequence GTGCTGTACCTGCTCTACGAGCTCATCCAGAACACGGAGGCGGGGCGCATCCTCAACTTCTTGCGCTACCCCACCTTCCGCATCATCGCCGCCGGAGTCTTCGCGCTCGTCCTGGGCATGCTGATTGGTCCGCGCCTCATCGACAGGCTGCGGCTGAAGCAGTACGGGCAGAGCAACGTGCGCGAGAACACGCCGGACTCGCATCAGAAGAAGAAGGGCACGCCCACCATGGGTGGCACGCTCATCCTCATCTGCATCGCGGCGGGCACGCTGCTCTTCGCGGACCTGAAGAGCCGGGTCATCTGGGTGGTGCTGCTGCTCACCTTCGGCTACGGCTTCATCGGCTTCCTGGATGACTGGCTCAAGCTGTCCAAGCGCAACTCGAAGGGCCTGGCCGGGCGCAAGAAGATGGCGCTGCAGACCTTCTTCTACCTGGTGGCCGTCTTCGGGCTGTTGACCACGTGGACGCAGCCGGATGGCTCATTCGGCCCCACGCTGCTCATCAACACGCGGCTGACGCTGCCCTTCATCCCCTCGCACTGGTTCAACCTGGACCTGGGCTGGTTCTACGTCGTCTTCGCGTGGCTGGTCATCGTGGGCACGTCCAACGCGGTGAACCTCACCGACGGCCTGGACGGGCTCGCCATCGTCCCGACGATTGTGTCGGCCATCACCTTCGCGGTGCTCTGCTACGTGGCGGGCACCACGCTGAGCATCGCGGACTCGGTGACGGTGGGTGGGGCGACGAAGCTGGTGGCGACGCCGCTGTATCAATACCTGGGCATCCTCCAGGTGCCGGGCGGCGCGGAGCTGGCGGTGTTCTGCGCCTCCATCGTCGGTGCGGGCATCTCGTTCCTGTGGTTCAACACCTACCCGGCCTCCGTCTTCATGGGCGACATCGGCTCGCTGGCGCTGGGTGGCGCGCTGGGCGCGCTGGCGGTGCTGTCCAAGAACGAGGTGGTGTCCGCCATCATCCACGGCATCTTCTTCGCGGAGGCGCTGAGCGTGATGATTCAGGTGGCCTCCTTCAAGATGACGGGAAAGCGCGTCTTCAAGATGGCGCCGGTGCATCACCACTTCGAGCTCAAGGGCCTGGCCGAGCCGAAGATCATCGTCCGTTTCTGGATCGTCTCCATCCTCTGTGGTGGCGTGGCGCTCCTATCGCTGAAGCTGCGCTGA
- the murD gene encoding UDP-N-acetylmuramoyl-L-alanine--D-glutamate ligase: protein MTVSLSGQKVLVYGLAKSGVAALRLLRQHGAHVTALDARGEDALGDVAREVKSLGATLVTGPAPKGLLESQALVVVSPGVPLALPELRAASAAGVPVWGEVELASRFLESVPLFGITGTNGKSTTTALTGELFAKSGRRTFVGGNLGRPFSEAAMSPGDWDALVVELSSFQLEGIQSLRPRGAVILNLTPDHLDRYASHSTYGEAKARIFHHQRAGDFAVVNADDADVMGLARQAKVPVYGFSITGQPVVDVPTLAGLAVAEEGGFRLDFQGEHYRLNNRALRGAHNAQNAMAATLLARLGGVSADAVQAGLDSYPGLPHRLESVRVLDGVEWVNDSKATNVDSVLVALRAFRSGLWLIAGGKGKGAPYAPMVEEGLGKVKGVLTIGADADVLAQAYAGRAQVHACETLAAAVAKARELAKAGETVLLSPACASYDQFKNFEDRGDTFKRLVGAL, encoded by the coding sequence ATGACGGTCTCGCTGTCCGGGCAGAAGGTGTTGGTGTACGGGCTGGCGAAGAGCGGCGTGGCGGCGCTGCGCTTGTTGCGACAGCATGGCGCGCACGTCACGGCGCTGGATGCTCGCGGTGAGGACGCGCTGGGCGATGTGGCCCGCGAGGTGAAGTCGCTGGGTGCGACGCTCGTCACGGGCCCCGCACCGAAGGGGCTGCTGGAGTCGCAGGCCCTGGTGGTGGTGAGCCCCGGAGTGCCGTTGGCGTTGCCGGAGCTGCGTGCCGCCTCCGCCGCCGGAGTGCCTGTCTGGGGCGAGGTGGAGCTGGCGTCGCGCTTCCTGGAGTCGGTGCCGCTGTTCGGCATCACCGGCACCAATGGCAAGAGCACCACCACGGCGCTGACGGGAGAGCTGTTCGCCAAGAGCGGCCGTCGCACCTTCGTCGGTGGCAATCTCGGCCGGCCCTTCAGCGAGGCGGCGATGTCGCCGGGGGACTGGGACGCGCTGGTGGTGGAGCTGTCCAGCTTCCAGCTCGAGGGCATCCAGAGCTTGCGCCCGCGCGGCGCCGTCATCCTCAACCTGACGCCGGACCACCTGGACCGGTACGCGAGCCACTCGACCTACGGCGAGGCCAAGGCGCGCATCTTCCATCACCAGCGCGCGGGAGACTTCGCGGTGGTGAACGCGGACGACGCGGACGTGATGGGGCTGGCGCGCCAGGCGAAGGTGCCTGTGTACGGCTTCAGCATCACGGGCCAGCCGGTGGTGGACGTGCCGACGCTCGCGGGGCTGGCCGTGGCGGAGGAAGGCGGCTTCCGGCTGGACTTCCAGGGCGAGCACTACCGGCTGAACAACCGCGCGCTTCGCGGGGCGCACAACGCGCAGAACGCGATGGCGGCGACGCTGCTGGCGCGGCTGGGCGGCGTGTCGGCCGACGCGGTGCAGGCGGGGCTCGACAGCTACCCGGGCCTGCCGCACCGGCTGGAGAGCGTGCGGGTGTTGGACGGGGTGGAGTGGGTGAATGACTCGAAGGCCACGAACGTGGACTCGGTGCTGGTGGCGCTGAGGGCTTTCCGCAGTGGCTTGTGGCTGATTGCCGGTGGCAAGGGCAAGGGCGCGCCGTACGCGCCCATGGTGGAGGAGGGGCTGGGCAAGGTGAAGGGCGTGCTGACCATCGGCGCGGACGCGGATGTGCTGGCGCAGGCGTACGCGGGCCGGGCGCAGGTGCACGCGTGCGAGACGTTGGCGGCGGCGGTGGCGAAGGCGCGAGAGCTGGCGAAGGCGGGGGAGACGGTGCTGCTGTCACCCGCGTGTGCGTCGTACGATCAGTTCAAGAACTTCGAGGACCGGGGCGACACGTTCAAACGCCTGGTCGGAGCGCTGTGA
- a CDS encoding UDP-N-acetylmuramoyl-L-alanyl-D-glutamate--2,6-diaminopimelate ligase, whose translation MKLTDVLAGCGAEQTSGGRSAVDVTGVTQDSRRVKPGDLFVAIPGTKEDGAQFIGEAVSRGAVAVVSEKPVPSSQVPFFKVGSARKALALIAANFHGRPADKLTLLGVTGTNGKTTTTYLLEAMSTAAYQSTGVIGTLGYKFGGKTVSTANTTPDALELHRIFKEMVDAGVETVVMEVSSHALAQERVHGLTFKAAGFSNLSRDHLDYHKDMEDYFQAKRKLFAENLSSSGVAVVNGDDTYASRIYNELRGQKRMAWKFSRQGNGEISAADVTFSLSGITGTLKTPSGDIPLKSKLLGPHNLENILLAVGIGIGAGFSRSDVKVGIERMTPVEGRMERVENYGPAGAPSVLVDYAHTDDALKRALEASRSLAKGRVIVVFGCGGDRDKGKRPLMGAVAAEAADLAVITSDNPRTEDPDEIIAQVTPGLEKGGLRRISAGKAKSGEKGYLVDADRRAAIEQAIGLATADDVVLIAGKGHETYQQVGQEKHTFDDRQAAAKALANRTPG comes from the coding sequence ATGAAGCTGACGGATGTCCTCGCAGGGTGTGGTGCCGAGCAGACCTCGGGCGGTCGTTCCGCGGTCGACGTCACCGGTGTGACCCAGGACTCGCGGCGTGTGAAGCCTGGCGACTTGTTTGTCGCCATTCCCGGCACCAAGGAGGATGGTGCCCAGTTCATCGGCGAGGCCGTGTCACGGGGTGCCGTGGCGGTGGTCTCCGAGAAGCCGGTGCCTTCCTCGCAGGTGCCCTTCTTCAAGGTGGGCAGCGCGCGCAAGGCGCTGGCGCTCATCGCCGCGAACTTCCATGGCCGCCCGGCCGACAAGCTGACGCTCCTGGGCGTCACGGGCACCAACGGGAAGACCACGACGACGTATCTCCTGGAGGCGATGAGCACGGCGGCCTATCAGTCCACCGGTGTCATCGGCACGCTGGGCTACAAGTTCGGTGGGAAGACGGTGTCCACCGCGAACACCACCCCGGATGCGCTGGAGCTGCACCGCATCTTCAAGGAGATGGTGGACGCGGGGGTGGAGACGGTGGTGATGGAGGTCTCCAGTCACGCGCTCGCGCAGGAGCGTGTGCACGGGCTCACCTTCAAGGCCGCGGGTTTCAGCAACCTGAGCCGGGACCACCTGGACTACCACAAGGACATGGAGGACTACTTCCAGGCGAAGCGGAAGCTCTTCGCTGAGAACCTGTCCTCCTCGGGCGTCGCGGTGGTGAACGGCGACGACACCTACGCCAGCCGCATCTACAACGAGCTGCGTGGCCAGAAGCGCATGGCGTGGAAGTTCAGCCGCCAGGGCAACGGGGAGATCTCGGCCGCGGACGTGACCTTCTCGCTGTCCGGCATCACCGGCACGCTGAAGACGCCCTCGGGTGACATCCCGCTCAAGAGCAAGCTCCTGGGGCCCCACAACCTGGAGAACATCCTCCTGGCGGTGGGCATCGGCATCGGCGCGGGCTTCTCGCGCAGCGACGTGAAGGTCGGCATCGAGCGGATGACGCCGGTGGAAGGCCGCATGGAGCGCGTGGAGAACTACGGCCCCGCGGGCGCGCCCTCGGTGCTCGTGGACTACGCGCACACGGACGACGCGCTCAAGCGCGCGCTGGAGGCCTCGCGTTCGCTGGCCAAGGGCCGCGTCATCGTGGTCTTCGGCTGCGGTGGAGACCGGGACAAGGGCAAGCGTCCGCTGATGGGCGCGGTGGCCGCGGAGGCCGCGGACCTGGCCGTCATCACCAGCGACAACCCCCGCACCGAGGACCCGGACGAAATCATCGCCCAGGTGACGCCGGGCCTGGAGAAGGGCGGCCTGCGCCGCATCTCCGCGGGCAAGGCGAAGTCTGGCGAGAAGGGCTACCTGGTGGACGCGGACCGACGCGCGGCCATCGAGCAGGCCATTGGCCTGGCGACCGCGGACGACGTCGTCCTCATCGCGGGCAAGGGCCACGAGACCTACCAGCAGGTGGGCCAGGAGAAGCACACCTTCGATGACCGCCAGGCGGCGGCGAAGGCGCTGGCGAACCGCACTCCCGGCTGA